The Venturia canescens isolate UGA chromosome 7, ASM1945775v1, whole genome shotgun sequence genome segment GAAGGAATATTTGCGATGATCGGGAACCGGGGGGGAATCAGTAGAAGGCCCAGAAACAGCGATTTAACGAGCAAACGTTATGAAACATTTGtgaaatgtaaataaaaaaatcgattttctattgcTAGAAGCAACCTCGTACTCCCGAAAGTGCAAGATAATGAATACTCACCCCCCACTCGATTgtccactctctctctctctctctgtctctctatttctctttttcttaccCCCTTTTGCGCgtgcaaaaatttatttcgtactATGGCCTAATATAATTTTAGTATCACGTAATGTTTTAATCGAGGGACGAGAAGACAAAAGGACCAATTGGCTTGACGAtgaaatgagataaaaataagaaaaaaggctctattataatattaataataatagtaatgttaataataataataataataataataatgcgaGACGGATGAAAatgttataataaaaaaatgggaatataaaatgatgagaaattttcatttacaagCTTGGAGACGATGATAAATTTGTAATGGACGGGCAAAAGatcattttggagaaaaactcttttgtttttagttatcgttttgtttttcctctttttacaAGGTGCTAACGACTATGAGCAGCCGCATCTCTCGACCACCATACCGGGAAGCCGTGAAAATACGATTTGGTATTCGTTATCAAAATACAGCATCGTTATCTCGCTGAGCTTTCTCGGAGCGCAGCACGGACCCGTGTTGTTCGGTGGCTCTGCCAGGCTCACTATGTGCGTGTTCGGATAAGCTGGCAAAAAAGCCATCGGACAATCGCCCGTGCAGTAATTAGCGTCGTATCTGAAACAAGCGAAAGAGGTGCGGCGGGACGAGCCGAAAATTAGGTACGAACGACGAGACGCGACGGTTTTTTCGGCTCTTTTTACTTCTTTCTTTCACCCATCGATCGGCAAGTTTTATTTTGGTGCCTCATCGCTAAATATCTTGATAATGTTTCAACGTTATTTCGTATTTGTTGCTGGTAAAACTTACTTTTTGGGTGCGATGATCCAATCCCatccgaatttttcaaaatcgacgGTGAGTTTGTACCGACAGCATCGTTTTTCCTGGCTCGCGATGTCGCAGTTGAGGCCCACGTTGCGTTTTATTCTCGATCCCCGTCGGGAATCGAGCTCTTGCGTCTGGACTTCGAGATACGGAGCGTACTCCGCTCCCGGATTAGTCTCGACGAGCCAAGAGTTCCTCCGGTGGTTGTTCGTGTTAGCGTTGAGGCTACCTTGGTCGTCGACGATTTTGAGAGCGACGCCGAGGTTGTCCCGCGGATGCTTGAACCACTCGGCGACCATGCGCCGCAATTCGATCGTGATCCAAGCCCCGCGCCGCCCGATCGGCCGCGGGTGCTTCGTCGTTAAAGGCGGCCCCAATGCTGGACCACCCGACTCCGTTGTGCCCCGTAATATTCGCTGCAACGTTATTGTAACGGGACCCGAATTACCGGAACTTTCGGGACGCTCCTCCTCGCcgtcttcctcttcctcgccGTGCTGCTCGTCTTCCTCCGAACTCGATTCCTCGTCCCCGGTTCCCCATATCCACAGCGACAATTCCGCTTTTGTGACACGGTGCTGTACAATCTTATCCGAAAACTTGAAATACAGCACGTCCGAACTGCCCTTCGAATGCCTCAGCCGTTGAtctgaaaaagaggaaaacataaaaaaaaaatcaactttacGATTGAGAATCGATCGTGGCGAGATTTGATCGTTCGCTGCTCTCATTattcgagaaagaaaatcgaaatcTACGATATTGGGACAGTTTTGCTCTCGAACGAATTGTCCATTTTGCAACAATGTCCGTGTATTTCCTCATTCGTACAAGACGCTCGACATCCTCTCATCGAGTTGGCGGCTCTTACACTCGCACGACGGATCCTCTCTTTTCAACTGCCAAATTCTATGATTTGCCAAGAGATTAAATCTGGCACGCGTATGTTTGACGAAAGATTGTAACGGAGAGGCGCGCGGTGTCAAGTGCAAGCGGTTCGTAAGGCACTCGTACATGCTGCCTCGTGGATTAAAACTCCCCGCGACGAAGTTTGTGCGTTCCGGTTATTTTCAAGACACCACGAAGACCAATTTCTCAAGAGATCTCTTTCTCGTTGATTATTCAAAAAACTGTGCGTCCAGTTCGCGAGCATTGGTCGGGGCTTTGCTTTCTGTACTTCATTATCgtttatttctttgtttttcaaatacttGTTTCGAAAACGTTGAATCGGGCAATGATAAATAGGTTGTCCGTCGCTGTTTCGATTACACTTTTTCCCATGGGTTCTGCGATGTATCGCGAATGAACCCGTAAACGGTGAGACGTTCGAGATGGACCGATCGCGAAGGAGGAGCCGGGGAAGGCGAAGAATCCCGATTCACCGTGGGAAGTTGgtgaagagggagaaagagcgaagaaaaaagcgcAGGAGAGGAAGATCCGAGCTGTTGCGACGTATTTTCTCGCGGGGTAAGATGAAGTACGTTTGCACGAGACGAGCGTGCTTCGTGACGAGGCTGCGACGAGAAGTGTGCGAGAATACGTCGGATTCTCTATGTCGCGTTAACCGACCGGCTGGCTTCTATTCAGGCCGTTTGTGAGGTCGCAAAGAGCACGCACCAGCCCCGAGATTACCATCCAGGGTAAGTCCGTCGTCTTACCGTTACGCACACTCGATCGCGGAGGAACGAGGGAAGAGTTTTTTTGCTACGGTCAATCAGGAGAGACGTACGCGAGATCCTTCGCAACGATTTATGGCTGCGAGACGAGAGATCTCCACCGAAcgtgaaagaaagagagagagggagagagagagaaaactctTGCTGATCAAAAAAACGCTTTTAATCAacagagaagagagagagagagagagagagagagaatgagaggaaTCTCACAGCCGGTGACACACTCGGGCTCTCCGTTCCTTCATTCCGCGCTCAACAATTTTGCTGAGTTTTTCATCTTGAAATAATATGCGAGTATCACTATTGGCGCGATGAAAATGATCGAGCGTCAATAAAACCGCTAATTGCGTTATTCCCAACATCAGTTTACtgctattttgaaaataacgcTCGAGTTCAATGTTTATAATCGTTTATTTTGAAAGCGTTAAGTAAATACTTCGCTTCGTCTGGTTATCGTCTCTCGAGAGGAGCGTGCAGAATTTCCCCGAGTTCTTAGCAAGATCGTGGCGATGCTCGGTCGAGACGTGCGCTATTTATCATGTGCTCTCTTTGTTGCGAATACTTGGCACCGGAAAATCTCTTCTCTCGCGTATTATATATATAGCACGAGTAAACGAGAGAAGCGTGCGAAATAACTGCGATGAACGACGAACGAGAAGGGGCCTCTCTCCATTCCCGATTCACCAAAGGTTCGCGAATGCGTCAAAATCGCGTGGCCTTACGAATTTAAATTCAGAGATAATTCTAACAGCCCGGGAGATCGCGCATGGCCGTGATTCGATACTCCGATGCAATTCCATTCACCGTAAATCCCTATGAAACATCTGCAACCAAGCAACTCCACTTCCGATCAATCTTTCTGCTCGAAATCCACAAATAGGAATTAAGAAATTTCGATCgataaatcggaaaaaaattgaccaaAATTCACCGTTTTAAGGTACAACGACAGTTTC includes the following:
- the myo gene encoding growth/differentiation factor 8, whose product is MITRAIVCLSLVLVGAFDAPYGTDGKSSTSKSRMLALASHGCNACRMHEEIRAMSLEAIKEQILNKLGLKQAPNMTGRALPRIPPISKLMDMYGMQADQPQPVEPGITHHDEIDEFSAKTETVFALAQPHQRLRHSKGSSDVLYFKFSDKIVQHRVTKAELSLWIWGTGDEESSSEEDEQHGEEEEDGEEERPESSGNSGPVTITLQRILRGTTESGGPALGPPLTTKHPRPIGRRGAWITIELRRMVAEWFKHPRDNLGVALKIVDDQGSLNANTNNHRRNSWLVETNPGAEYAPYLEVQTQELDSRRGSRIKRNVGLNCDIASQEKRCCRYKLTVDFEKFGWDWIIAPKKYDANYCTGDCPMAFLPAYPNTHIVSLAEPPNNTGPCCAPRKLSEITMLYFDNEYQIVFSRLPGMVVERCGCS